A window of Ammospiza caudacuta isolate bAmmCau1 chromosome 29, bAmmCau1.pri, whole genome shotgun sequence contains these coding sequences:
- the LOC131569110 gene encoding U1 small nuclear ribonucleoprotein A-like, protein MAVQDPRPNHTIYINNLNEKIKKDELKKSLYAIFSQFGQILDILVSRSLRMRGQAFVIFKEMSSATNALRSMQGFPFYDKPMRIQYAKTDSDIIAKMKGTFVERERDRDRERKRDKRKAKGGEAPGPKKSGAGVQGATQGAVPGMPPLAQPPRMLPHLGGQPPYIPPPGMIPAPGMAPNPGIPPGMAPQPGMAPIPTPQPLSENPPNHILFLTNLPEETNELMLSMLFNQFPGFKEVRLVPGRHDIAFVEFDTEVQAGAAREALQGFKITQSNAMKISFAKK, encoded by the exons atggcagtgcaGGACCCCCGGCCCAACCACACCATCTACATCAACAACCTGAACGAGAAGATCAAGAAGGAtg AGCTGAAGAAGTCCCTCTACGCCATTTTCTCGCAGTTTGGGCAGATTTTGGACATTTTGGTGTCTCGCAGTCTCCGCATGCGGGGCCAGGCCTTTGTCATCTTCAAGGAGATGAGCAGTGCCACCAACGCCCTGCGCTCCATGCAGGGCTTCCCCTTCTACGACAAACCCATG CGGATCCAGTACGCCAAGACGGACTCGGACATCATCGCCAAGATGAAGGGAACGTTCGTGGAGCGGGAGCGGGATCGGGACCGGGAGCGCAAACGGGACAAGCGCAAAGCCAAGGGGGGAGAGGCCCCTGGCCCCAAAAAGAGTGGGGCTGGAGTGCAGGGTGCAACGCAGGGGGCAGTGCCT GGGATGCCGCCACTGGCGCAGCCGCCCCGGATGCTGCCGCACCTGGGGGGACAACCGCCCTACATCCCCCCCCCGGGCATGATTCCAGCCCCAggaatggccccaaatcccGGAATTCCCCCGGGAATGGCCCCACAGCCTGGAATGGCGCCAATCCCTACCCCACAGCCC CTGTcggaaaaccccccaaaccacaTCCTGTTCCTGACCAACCTCCCTGAGGAAACCAACGAGCTGATGCTCTCCATGCTCTTCAACCA GTTCCCAGGGTTCAAGGAGGTGCGCCTGGTGCCCGGGCGCCACGACATCGCCTTCGTGGAGTTCGACACAGAGGTGCAGGCAGGCGCTGCCCgtgaggccctgcagggcttcaAGATCACCCAGAGCAACGCCATGAAGATCTCTTTCGCCAAAAAGTga